From a single Solanum dulcamara chromosome 4, daSolDulc1.2, whole genome shotgun sequence genomic region:
- the LOC129886449 gene encoding phosphatidylinositol 4-kinase gamma 4, with product MSSAGVIAISPICKESMVIPSHFLHSQESFLIFVAMSGSMVPMRVLEYDSIDSVKLRIQTCKGFVVKNQKLVCGGRELARSNSLIKDYGVGDGNVLHLVLRLSDLQVINVKTASGEEFTFNVDRSRDVGYVKRQIAKKKGALVDIDEQEVLCNGERLEDQRLIHDICKNNDAVIHFVVRKSAKIRARPVEKNFELSIVAPQLNDKVTENRSGNEVDNKLLVPREPPDRASILEPIIVNPKIEVPLVISDLIGSTLEGLDRGHYPIRSSEGTGGAYFMLDAAGSKKVSVFKPIDEEPMAVNNPRGLPLSVDGEGLKKGTRVGEGALRECAAYLLDHPKSGRRSFSSEALGFAGVPPTVIVRCLHSGFNHPDGINPKIGSLQKFMDNNGSCEDMGPSAFPVGEVHKIAVLDMRMANADRHTGNILMSKGEDGQIVLIPIDHGYCLPESFEDVTFDWLYWPQARRPFSSETIDYIKSLDAEEDIALLKFYGWDMPLESARTLRISTMLLKKGVEKGLTAFTIGNIMCRETLNKESVIEEIVQEALDSALPDSSEDAFLETVSHVMDRHLDEIAY from the exons ATGTCTTCAGCTGGAGTGATTGCAATTAGTCCTATTTGCAAGGAGTCTATGGTGATTCCTTCACATTTTTTACATAGCCAAGAATCATTTTTGATTTTTGTGGCTATGTCAGGATCAATGGTACCAATGAGGGTTCTGGAATACGATTCAATTGACTCGGTGAAGCTTCGGATTCAGACCTGTAAAGGGTTTGTtgtgaaaaatcaaaaattggTATGTGGAGGACGGGAATTGGCTCGAAGCAATTCCCTTATTAAGGATTACGGAGTTGGTGATGGAAATGTTCTTCATTTGGTCCTTAGGTTATCAGATCTTCAGGTTATCAATGTGAAAACTGCTTCTGGTGAAGAGTTTACCTTTAATGTGGATAGGAGCAGGGATGTTGGATACGTGAAGCGACAAATTGCTAAAAAGAAGGGTGCTTTAGTAGATATTGATGAACAAGAAGTGCTTTGCAATGGTGAGAGACTTGAGGATCAGAGGCTTATACATGATATCTGCAAGAACAATGATGCTGTCATTCATTTTGTTGTGAGAAAATCTGCAAAAATTAGAGCAAGACCGGTGGAGAAGAATTTTGAGTTGTCTATTGTGGCACCACAACTGAATGACAAGGTAACAGAGAACAGGAGTGGGAATGAAGTAGACAATAAGCTTTTGGTTCCTAGGGAGCCTCCTGATAGGGCAAGTATTTTGGAACCTATCATTGTTAACCCAAAGATTGAAGTGCCTTTGGTGATTAGTGATTTGATTGGTTCTACACTTGAAGGGTTAGATAGAGGGCATTATCCTATTAGATCCTCCGAAGGCACAGGAGGAGCGTACTTTATGCTTGATGCAGCAGGGAGTAAGAAGGTTTCGGTGTTTAAACCAATTGACGAGGAGCCTATGGCTGTGAATAACCCACGAGGGCTGCCTTTGTCAGTTGATGGCGAGGGCTTGAAGAAAGGAACTAGAGTCGGAGAAGGTGCTCTAAGGGAATGTGCTGCCTACCTTTTGGATCATCCAAAAAGTGGTAGGCGTTCATTTTCTAGTGAGGCACTGGGCTTTGCTGGTGTTCCACCAACTGTCATTGTGAGGTGTTTACATAGCGGATTCAATCACCCAGACGGTATCAACCCTAAGATTGGGTCCTTGCAAAAGTTCATGGACAACAACGGAAGTTGTGAGGATATGGGACCGAGTGCTTTTCCTGTGGGGGAAGTGCATAAGATTGCAGTGCTTGATATGAGGATGGCTAATGCAGATAGGCATACAGGGAATATATTAATGAGCAAAGGTGAAGATGGGCAAATCGTCCTCATTCCAATTGATCATGGTTACTGCTTACCTGAGAGT TTTGAAGATGTCACTTTTGATTGGCTGTATTGGCCACAAGCTCGTCGGCCATTTAGCTCCGAAACCATTGACTACATAAAATCACTTGATGCCGAAGAAGACATTGCCTTGTTGAAGTTTTATGGGTGGGACATGCCTTTGGAAAGTGCCCGCACACTCCGCATCTCTACTATGCTTTTGAAGAAAGGTGTAGAGAAGGGCCTCACGGCATTTACCATAGGTAACATAATGTGCCGGGAAACCTTGAACAAAGAATCTGTGATTGAGGAGATTGTTCAGGAAGCACTGGACTCCGCACTCCCTGACTCAAGTGAAGATGCATTCCTTGAGACCGTCTCGCATGTTATGGATCGTCACCTTGATGAGATTGCCTATTGA
- the LOC129886448 gene encoding uncharacterized protein LOC129886448 — MFDPYRSKPSRGRTNFASCICATVFLFFLVAAIVVAYFFLFKPKSPKIAVEAVRFPTFSVTNGTVNFTFFQYVSVTNPNRDEFTHYDSSLQLSYSGEPVGLVFIPAGKIDGGRTQHMSAKFDVQSYPLPAKLKADVSGGMIPTTAANGVGGGPTMEVETRMKLVGRVRVLKVFTHRVDSGVKCGVMIQVSSGSVLGVRC; from the coding sequence ATGTTTGATCCTTACAGATCTAAACCCAGCAGAGGGCGAACAAATTTTGCTTCATGTATTTGTGCCACTGTGTTCCTCTTCTTTCTCGTTGCAGCCATTGTTGTAGCTTACTTCTTCCTCTTCAAACCCAAATCTCCCAAAATCGCCGTTGAGGCCGTTCGATTCCCTACTTTCTCCGTTACCAACGGCACCGTTAACTTCACCTTCTTCCAGTACGTCTCCGTCACAAACCCAAATCGCGATGAGTTCACTCACTACGACAGCTCGCTTCAGCTCAGTTACTCAGGGGAGCCAGTGGGTCTTGTTTTTATCCCTGCCGGGAAGATCGACGGTGGTAGGACCCAGCATATGTCGGCGAAATTTGATGTACAGTCTTACCCACTTCCAGCCAAGCTGAAAGCTGATGTCTCCGGCGGGATGATTCCGACGACGGCGGCGAACGGCGTTGGAGGGGGACCCACAATGGAGGTGGAAACGAGGATGAAGTTGGTTGGGAGAGTTAGGGTATTGAAGGTGTTTACACATAGGGTGGACAGTGGAGTGAAGTGTGGGGTGATGATTCAAGTCAGTAGTGGCTCTGTTTTAGGCGTCCGTTGCTGA